One Phycisphaerae bacterium RAS2 DNA window includes the following coding sequences:
- the prpD gene encoding 2-methylcitrate dehydratase, whose product MLLAEKLARWTHKLKYSDLSKDAIHECKRRFIDSLGTALGAYKSKPATIARATAAALPIKKGGAVVVGTNLQTTPDLAAFANGAHIRYLDYNDTYLSKEPAHPSDNIAATLAVAQSANRSGKDMILATIIAYEIQCRLCDAASLRAHGFDHVTYGAFSATLGAAKLWGMSVEEMIHAQGLAGVCNIATRQTRTGQISMWKACAFSNACRNAIFAANLARQGFTGPHEIFEGPKGVFKMLTKTPFDVQLGSKSGGYMINKTYIKFWPAEYHAQSSIDAALQIRKQFMADGYKWQDIAKLEMESFEAAVSIIGSEPEKWRPTSRETADHSMGYMTIAALIDGDVTRETFSPKKFTNKKYLDLLDHTTIVEADDLNAGYPDGIPNRLKLHMKDGRVYQMTVTYPRGHAGNPMTDDEVEYKFSTLADGVIPERLQRKLLDQMWSLDKAKDVRKLWAFPVSK is encoded by the coding sequence ATGTTGCTCGCGGAAAAACTCGCCCGCTGGACCCACAAGCTCAAATACTCCGACCTGTCCAAAGACGCGATCCACGAATGCAAGCGGCGATTCATCGATTCGCTGGGCACGGCGCTGGGCGCCTACAAATCCAAGCCGGCAACCATCGCTCGCGCGACTGCGGCAGCGCTGCCCATCAAGAAAGGCGGGGCTGTCGTCGTCGGCACAAACCTGCAAACAACGCCCGACCTCGCCGCCTTCGCGAACGGGGCGCACATCCGCTACCTGGACTACAACGACACATACCTTTCAAAAGAGCCGGCGCATCCGTCCGATAATATCGCCGCCACGCTCGCCGTTGCTCAAAGCGCTAATCGATCCGGCAAGGACATGATCCTCGCCACCATCATCGCTTATGAAATCCAGTGTCGGCTCTGCGATGCGGCCTCGCTTCGCGCGCATGGTTTCGATCACGTCACCTACGGCGCGTTCAGCGCCACGCTCGGTGCGGCCAAGCTCTGGGGGATGTCGGTCGAAGAAATGATCCATGCACAGGGACTGGCCGGCGTCTGCAACATCGCCACGCGGCAGACCCGCACCGGACAGATTTCCATGTGGAAGGCCTGTGCCTTTTCCAACGCCTGCCGCAATGCGATCTTCGCCGCCAATCTCGCGCGACAGGGCTTCACCGGACCACACGAGATCTTCGAAGGCCCCAAGGGCGTCTTCAAGATGCTGACCAAGACGCCGTTCGACGTGCAGCTCGGCTCCAAGTCCGGCGGGTACATGATCAACAAGACGTACATCAAGTTCTGGCCCGCCGAGTACCACGCACAAAGCTCCATCGACGCCGCCCTGCAAATCCGAAAGCAGTTCATGGCCGACGGTTACAAGTGGCAGGACATCGCCAAACTTGAAATGGAGTCGTTTGAAGCCGCCGTGTCCATCATCGGCAGCGAGCCGGAAAAATGGCGGCCGACCAGCCGGGAGACCGCCGATCACAGCATGGGCTACATGACCATCGCCGCGCTGATTGACGGCGACGTGACGCGCGAGACGTTTTCGCCGAAGAAGTTCACCAACAAGAAATACCTCGACCTTCTCGATCACACCACCATCGTCGAGGCCGACGACCTGAACGCCGGCTACCCCGACGGCATTCCCAATCGCCTCAAGCTGCACATGAAGGACGGCCGCGTCTATCAGATGACGGTGACCTATCCGCGAGGCCATGCGGGCAACCCGATGACCGACGACGAAGTTGAGTACAAGTTCTCAACACTTGCCGACGGCGTCATTCCCGAGCGATTGCAGCGTAAGCTGCTCGATCAAATGTGGTCGCTCGATAAGGCGAAGGATGTTCGAAAGCTTTGGGCGTTTCCGGTTTCGAAGTAA
- the epsE_3 gene encoding Type II secretion system protein E produces the protein MVAFQRNSNPQRTVMNLGDILLEQKAITSDQLRAANEQCGPTDRLDRVLVRLGYCSETTVLGALGALYHFDVVDLTAPDIKVDMDILRKMPSKLVHRSKLIPLDRVNGSIRVATPDPFQIYAFDELRMLCGLEVRPVLAKESEINEIIKKHFGVGGDTVSQLVEDDGLEVVSEVGESAGDLAQMAEDASVIKLVNEILLEAINERASDVHIEPYEHDLKIRYRVDGVLRNTNVPPQIRQLQAAIISRIKILSNLNIAERRVPQDGSFKIKVHSREIDLRVSIIPMVFGEGVVMRILDKQAILLSMSDLGFQDVMRKQFEHVISQPHGILLVTGPTGSGKTTTLYAALNSIKSDELKTLTVEDPVEYHLEGINQVGVNLKAGLTFAKGMRAFLRHDPDVIMVGEIRDLETAETAVQASLTGHFVLSTLHTNDAPSATTRLLDMGVEPFLVSSSLEAVLAQRLIRTICKHCKEEYLPEKHEIPPDFNYQGEKLFRGRGCRECRNTGYSGRKGLFELMMVDDDIRELVLQRSSSGKIRNLAIQHGMVQLRDDGWEKVRKGITTLSEVVQATKG, from the coding sequence ATGGTCGCGTTTCAACGGAATTCCAACCCCCAACGGACCGTCATGAATCTCGGCGATATCCTTCTCGAACAAAAGGCCATCACGTCCGACCAGCTTCGCGCGGCCAACGAGCAGTGTGGTCCGACGGATCGGCTGGATCGGGTGCTGGTGCGGCTGGGCTATTGCAGCGAGACAACGGTGCTGGGGGCACTGGGGGCGTTGTATCACTTCGACGTCGTGGATCTGACGGCACCGGACATCAAGGTCGACATGGACATCCTTCGCAAGATGCCGTCGAAGCTGGTGCATCGATCGAAGCTGATTCCGCTGGACCGGGTGAATGGGTCGATCCGCGTGGCGACGCCGGACCCGTTTCAGATTTATGCGTTTGACGAATTACGAATGCTCTGCGGGCTGGAGGTGCGGCCCGTCCTCGCGAAAGAGAGCGAGATCAACGAGATCATCAAGAAGCACTTCGGCGTCGGCGGCGACACCGTCAGCCAGCTCGTCGAGGACGACGGGCTGGAAGTCGTCAGCGAAGTCGGCGAATCGGCCGGCGACCTGGCGCAAATGGCCGAAGACGCCAGCGTCATCAAGCTGGTAAACGAGATCCTGCTCGAAGCGATCAACGAGCGAGCGAGCGACGTTCACATCGAGCCGTATGAGCACGACTTGAAAATTCGCTACCGCGTGGACGGCGTCCTTCGGAACACGAACGTGCCGCCGCAGATTCGCCAGTTGCAGGCGGCGATCATCAGCCGCATCAAGATTCTATCGAATTTGAACATCGCGGAGCGGCGCGTGCCGCAGGACGGCAGTTTCAAGATCAAAGTGCACTCGCGCGAGATCGACCTTCGCGTCAGCATCATCCCGATGGTGTTCGGCGAGGGCGTGGTCATGCGTATTCTCGACAAGCAGGCCATTCTGCTGTCGATGTCGGACCTGGGCTTTCAGGACGTCATGCGCAAACAGTTCGAGCATGTCATCAGCCAGCCGCACGGAATCCTGTTGGTGACCGGCCCGACCGGCAGCGGAAAAACGACCACGCTGTACGCCGCGCTGAACAGCATCAAGAGTGACGAGCTAAAGACACTCACCGTCGAGGACCCGGTTGAATACCACCTCGAAGGCATCAACCAGGTCGGTGTGAATCTGAAAGCGGGGCTGACCTTTGCCAAGGGCATGCGCGCGTTTCTACGTCACGATCCCGATGTCATCATGGTGGGTGAAATTCGCGATCTGGAGACGGCCGAAACAGCCGTGCAGGCCTCGCTGACGGGCCACTTCGTGCTCTCGACGCTTCACACCAACGATGCCCCGAGCGCCACGACGCGTTTGCTGGACATGGGCGTGGAGCCTTTTCTCGTATCCAGCTCGCTGGAGGCAGTTCTCGCGCAACGCCTGATCCGAACGATCTGCAAGCATTGCAAGGAAGAGTATCTGCCCGAAAAGCACGAGATTCCGCCGGACTTCAACTACCAGGGCGAGAAACTGTTCCGCGGGCGCGGCTGCCGGGAATGTCGAAACACGGGGTACTCGGGGCGGAAGGGCCTCTTCGAACTCATGATGGTCGACGACGACATTCGAGAACTGGTCCTGCAACGATCCAGCTCCGGCAAGATTCGCAACCTCGCGATCCAGCATGGGATGGTTCAGCTTCGCGACGACGGCTGGGAAAAGGTTCGCAAGGGGATTACAACGCTTTCCGAGGTTGTTCAAGCGACGAAGGGTTAG
- the acdA_2 gene encoding Acyl-CoA dehydrogenase yields MSNTMTTPGPIGFGYELDEDHAMLRESIRDFARSVVAPGAMERDIKGEFPREIIKQLGEMGYQGICIPEQYGGPGLDALASAIVVEELSYADASVGVINSVQNSLVIDPILKFGTEAQKKAWLPKMASGEWLNCFSLSEAGSGSDAGAMSCRAELKGSEWVINGTKMWVTNGSEADAILLFVRTEEGDRRNASCLLVPKNTPGVTVGKHEDKLGIRGSSTTELIFENAKVPAGNLVGERGGGLKIALTAIDGGRLGIAAQALGIAQAALDRSTDYAMARRQFGKSLSEFQAIQWKIADMAVRIEASRALLLKGCWLKAQGAHSLHIPAMAKVFASETATFCANHAIQIFGGMGYCRESEVERYLRDAKITEIYEGTSEMQRMTIAESLIREPQRVSAI; encoded by the coding sequence ATGAGCAACACGATGACGACACCAGGCCCGATCGGATTCGGCTACGAATTGGACGAAGACCACGCAATGCTCCGCGAGAGCATTCGGGATTTCGCGCGGAGCGTGGTCGCGCCGGGGGCGATGGAGCGCGACATCAAGGGGGAGTTCCCGCGCGAGATCATCAAGCAGCTCGGAGAGATGGGGTATCAGGGAATTTGCATTCCGGAGCAATACGGCGGCCCCGGTCTGGATGCGCTGGCCTCGGCGATCGTCGTGGAGGAGCTGTCGTACGCCGATGCGTCGGTGGGTGTCATCAACAGCGTGCAGAACTCGCTGGTGATCGACCCGATCCTGAAGTTCGGGACCGAAGCGCAGAAGAAGGCATGGCTGCCGAAGATGGCGTCGGGCGAATGGCTGAACTGTTTTTCGTTGAGTGAGGCGGGGAGCGGGTCGGACGCGGGCGCGATGTCGTGCCGGGCGGAGTTGAAGGGCAGCGAGTGGGTCATCAACGGCACGAAGATGTGGGTGACGAACGGGTCCGAGGCCGACGCGATCCTTCTGTTCGTGCGAACGGAGGAGGGCGACCGTCGCAACGCGAGCTGCCTGCTGGTGCCGAAGAACACGCCGGGCGTGACGGTCGGCAAGCATGAAGACAAGCTGGGCATTCGCGGCAGCAGCACGACGGAGTTGATTTTCGAGAACGCGAAAGTGCCCGCGGGGAACCTAGTCGGTGAGCGCGGCGGCGGGTTGAAGATCGCGCTGACGGCGATTGACGGCGGCCGGCTGGGCATTGCGGCGCAGGCGCTGGGCATCGCGCAGGCCGCGCTGGATCGCTCGACGGATTATGCCATGGCGCGGCGGCAGTTCGGCAAGAGCCTGTCGGAGTTTCAGGCGATTCAATGGAAGATCGCCGACATGGCCGTGCGCATCGAGGCGTCGCGCGCATTGCTGCTGAAGGGTTGTTGGCTGAAGGCCCAGGGCGCGCATTCGCTGCACATTCCGGCGATGGCCAAGGTGTTCGCCTCCGAAACAGCGACGTTCTGCGCGAACCACGCCATTCAGATCTTCGGCGGCATGGGCTACTGCCGCGAAAGCGAAGTCGAGCGCTACCTGCGCGACGCGAAGATCACCGAAATCTACGAAGGCACGAGCGAGATGCAGCGCATGACGATCGCGGAGAGCCTCATCCGCGAACCGCAGCGCGTCTCGGCGATCTGA
- the acdA_1 gene encoding Acyl-CoA dehydrogenase, with translation MSFELSEDLAAFRDLTRKFALEVIAPNARKWDEVKWLPDEVIAEMGRIGLLGVTVPEEYGGSGQGLLGMTVVTEELARWCGGTALFLAAHAGLCGTHIRLAANEKQKAQWLPKLATGEVIGSWCLSEPDCGTDAEAMTTRAERTKTGWKLNGRKFWITNGKRAGVFVVTARTEPKRGARTISAFIVEGDRPGLIVGEPEDKMGMRASDTVPVNFENCEIPEENLCGNYNEGYVDALRVLDRGRCTIGSLSVGLGRGCLEEAVKYAAERKSFGVPLHSHQAIGFKLADMEMQVESARLLVRQAASTHDAGRPDKRLSSIAKLYASEMASRVGWESIQIHGGAGYVKDVCVERLVRDNKLCEIGEGSSEVQRMLIARAEFQRRSA, from the coding sequence ATGAGTTTTGAGCTATCGGAAGACCTTGCCGCGTTTCGCGACCTGACCCGCAAGTTCGCGCTGGAAGTCATCGCGCCCAATGCCCGCAAGTGGGACGAGGTGAAATGGCTGCCGGACGAAGTCATCGCGGAGATGGGTCGAATCGGCCTGCTTGGGGTCACGGTTCCGGAGGAGTACGGCGGCTCGGGGCAGGGTCTGCTGGGCATGACGGTCGTGACGGAGGAGTTGGCCCGGTGGTGCGGCGGTACGGCGCTGTTCCTCGCGGCGCACGCCGGCTTGTGCGGCACGCATATCCGCCTTGCGGCAAATGAAAAACAGAAGGCGCAGTGGCTGCCGAAGCTGGCAACGGGCGAGGTCATCGGTTCGTGGTGTTTGAGCGAGCCGGACTGCGGCACCGATGCCGAGGCGATGACGACGCGCGCAGAGCGTACCAAGACGGGATGGAAACTGAACGGTCGCAAGTTCTGGATCACGAACGGCAAGCGCGCCGGAGTGTTTGTGGTGACCGCGCGCACCGAGCCGAAGCGCGGCGCGCGGACGATCTCGGCGTTCATCGTCGAGGGGGATCGGCCGGGGCTGATCGTCGGCGAGCCGGAAGACAAAATGGGGATGCGGGCGAGCGACACGGTTCCGGTGAATTTCGAGAACTGCGAGATTCCCGAGGAGAACCTTTGCGGGAATTACAACGAGGGGTACGTCGACGCGCTGCGCGTGCTGGACCGCGGGCGATGCACGATCGGCTCGCTTTCCGTGGGGCTTGGCCGCGGATGCCTGGAGGAGGCGGTGAAGTATGCGGCCGAGCGGAAGAGCTTCGGCGTGCCGCTGCATTCTCATCAGGCGATCGGGTTCAAGCTGGCGGACATGGAGATGCAGGTGGAATCGGCGCGGTTGCTGGTTCGTCAGGCGGCGAGCACGCACGACGCGGGTCGGCCGGACAAGCGGTTGAGTTCCATCGCGAAGTTGTACGCGTCGGAGATGGCCAGCCGGGTGGGCTGGGAGTCGATCCAGATTCACGGCGGGGCGGGGTACGTGAAGGACGTGTGCGTGGAGCGGCTGGTGCGTGACAACAAGCTGTGCGAGATCGGGGAAGGGTCGAGCGAGGTTCAGCGGATGTTGATTGCCCGCGCGGAGTTTCAGCGGCGCAGTGCGTGA
- the barA_1 gene encoding Signal transduction histidine-protein kinase BarA, with product MDIKTDTLETPTPGHESEAPDSRIARLQKMSRGLCWVLIGLAALVLIGWVFGVEKLKRIQSDWVAMNPLTGVCFCLLGFALMRRAAEQPSRIQTRIAFGASVLVLGMALSRILGYATGVDIGLDGWLFRSALANDVAGPNRMAPNTAVSFCLSALAVMLLDVQTRRRGHRPSEYMAMFQGILALLALFGYAFGVQRFYGVAAYIPMAVHTAGLFLVMCVAILLARPDRGMMSIFISDSAGGVMARRLLPTIVLLPPMLGALRLMGEHRGLYETEFGVALHAVCMVGILTLLVCFTSSSLHKSERQRHEAGLALRNQSRLLSSVLENLAEGVVAADERGNFTIWNRAAERILGRGASPLPIKDWSSHYEIFEADGKTVCPPERIPLVRAMNGECVNNVEVACRHPGSDELTALLASGHPLTGDNGELNGGVVVFRDITERKHAEVKLRESEARYRTVVTTTIDGIITISDRGTIEFVNPALEQLFGYTSAELIGQNVNMLMPSPDHDKHDGYLENYRRTGKRHVVGNVREVMGRRKNGTTFPLQLAVGECDTGGRRLFIGAIQDITERRRAQSALEEATRSAESANRAKSEFLATMSHELRTPLNGVIGMMDLLLSTELTPEQRRFAWLAKSSGDTLLSLISDILDFSKIEAGKLELESNDFDLRYAVENVAASFASRAEGKGLELVAAVHPDVPCLLRGDPGRLQQILLNLIGNAIKFTDRGEVSLRVTMSRNDSDTVGLRFVVRDTGPGIPADRLNRLFQSFSQVDSSSTRRAGGSGLGLAICKRLAELMGGEIGVDTELGKGSAFWFTASLRKGTSAHPNLRPIPAALRCVRVLIVDDNATNREVLSEMLSAWHVDHDCAAHAEDAIDRMRAARREGRPFGLSLIDMQMPDQDGCTLARRVKSDSDLREAVLVLLSSHTADMNDEWLKEQGFAGGLMKPIRQPQLLALLAQLLSPTSAASAPAATERALQAETHSVDSGHRGSPDTRRLPVATTLEQRRILLAEDHEISQEVAETMLRMAGYQCEVVANGRLAVEAVRVRPFAAVLMDCQMPEMDGFEATREIRRMERQSQTHAGAGGHIPIIALTANAIKGDRERCLASGMDDYLSKPLNMDRLIEVLETHIAGRGASTGSQVAASPQERSTPAPKVPVDRARPAMPFDLELLRKKWGADMAFCRGLIAKYQRRLGADVDRIESHLRAGDAGAAAAAAHGLKGASDYVCARRVRAAAALIETACNENRLEDARVASAELRDAADACVAYRIDGAAERGDAGSTKVEASAIAEGEPGDANSDR from the coding sequence ATGGATATCAAGACCGATACGCTTGAAACGCCCACGCCGGGCCACGAATCGGAAGCCCCCGATTCACGGATCGCACGCCTTCAGAAGATGTCGCGCGGCTTGTGCTGGGTCCTGATCGGGCTGGCAGCACTGGTCCTGATCGGCTGGGTCTTCGGCGTGGAAAAGCTCAAGCGCATTCAATCGGACTGGGTGGCGATGAACCCCTTGACGGGTGTCTGTTTTTGCCTGCTTGGTTTCGCGCTGATGCGGCGCGCCGCTGAACAGCCGAGCCGGATTCAGACGCGCATTGCCTTTGGCGCCAGCGTGCTTGTGCTGGGCATGGCGTTGTCACGCATTCTGGGATATGCGACGGGCGTGGACATCGGCCTGGATGGATGGTTGTTTCGCAGCGCGCTGGCGAACGACGTCGCCGGGCCGAATCGAATGGCCCCCAATACGGCGGTCTCATTCTGCCTGTCGGCGCTGGCCGTGATGCTGCTGGATGTGCAGACGCGCCGCCGCGGCCACCGGCCCAGCGAATACATGGCGATGTTTCAGGGCATTCTCGCGTTGCTGGCGCTGTTTGGCTATGCGTTCGGGGTTCAGCGGTTCTACGGCGTGGCGGCGTACATCCCGATGGCGGTCCACACGGCCGGCCTGTTTCTGGTGATGTGCGTCGCGATCCTGCTGGCGCGGCCGGATCGCGGCATGATGTCGATTTTTATCAGCGACAGCGCCGGTGGGGTGATGGCGCGGCGGCTGCTCCCGACGATCGTGCTTCTTCCGCCCATGCTCGGCGCGCTTCGATTGATGGGCGAGCATCGCGGACTGTACGAGACCGAGTTCGGCGTGGCGCTGCATGCGGTCTGCATGGTTGGAATTCTGACGCTGCTGGTGTGCTTCACGTCGTCGTCGCTGCATAAATCGGAACGGCAGCGCCACGAAGCGGGGCTGGCGCTGCGAAACCAGAGTCGCCTGCTTTCGTCCGTGCTCGAAAACCTGGCCGAGGGAGTCGTGGCGGCGGATGAGCGGGGCAACTTCACGATCTGGAATCGCGCGGCCGAGCGCATCCTCGGGCGCGGTGCCAGTCCCTTGCCCATCAAAGATTGGTCCAGCCACTACGAAATCTTCGAAGCAGACGGCAAGACCGTCTGCCCACCTGAACGAATTCCGCTCGTGCGAGCAATGAACGGTGAGTGCGTCAACAACGTCGAAGTGGCGTGTCGCCATCCCGGCAGCGATGAATTGACCGCGTTGCTGGCCAGCGGGCACCCCCTGACCGGTGACAACGGCGAGCTGAACGGGGGCGTGGTTGTGTTCCGCGACATCACCGAACGAAAGCACGCCGAGGTGAAGCTTCGGGAGAGCGAGGCACGCTATCGCACGGTGGTGACGACCACCATCGACGGCATCATCACCATTTCGGATCGCGGGACCATTGAGTTCGTCAATCCGGCGCTGGAGCAACTTTTCGGCTACACGTCGGCGGAGCTCATCGGGCAGAACGTCAACATGCTGATGCCGTCTCCCGATCACGACAAGCACGACGGATACCTGGAGAACTATCGCCGCACGGGGAAGCGGCACGTCGTTGGCAACGTGCGCGAGGTCATGGGGCGCCGCAAAAACGGCACAACGTTTCCCTTGCAGCTCGCCGTCGGGGAGTGCGACACCGGCGGGCGCCGATTGTTCATTGGAGCGATCCAGGACATCACCGAACGGCGACGCGCCCAGTCGGCCCTTGAGGAGGCAACGCGAAGCGCGGAGTCCGCGAATCGCGCCAAGAGCGAGTTTCTTGCGACGATGAGCCACGAATTGCGCACGCCGCTTAACGGTGTGATCGGAATGATGGACCTGTTGCTGTCGACGGAGCTGACGCCCGAGCAGCGCCGGTTTGCCTGGCTTGCCAAGTCGTCCGGCGACACGCTGTTGAGCCTGATCAGCGACATCCTGGACTTTTCGAAGATCGAGGCGGGCAAACTGGAATTGGAATCGAACGACTTCGATCTGCGATACGCAGTGGAAAACGTCGCCGCGTCGTTCGCATCGCGCGCCGAGGGCAAAGGGCTTGAGCTGGTCGCGGCGGTGCATCCGGATGTGCCCTGCCTGTTGCGGGGCGATCCGGGGCGATTGCAGCAAATCCTGCTGAATCTCATCGGCAACGCGATCAAGTTCACCGACCGCGGGGAGGTCTCGTTGCGGGTGACGATGTCGCGCAACGATTCGGACACCGTCGGCCTGCGATTCGTGGTGCGCGATACCGGTCCGGGGATTCCCGCCGATCGACTCAACCGGCTCTTCCAATCGTTCTCACAGGTGGATTCCTCGTCCACGCGGCGAGCCGGCGGCTCGGGGCTGGGCCTGGCCATCTGCAAGCGGCTCGCGGAATTGATGGGCGGCGAGATCGGCGTTGACACGGAACTCGGCAAGGGTTCCGCATTCTGGTTTACCGCGTCGCTGCGAAAGGGCACGTCGGCTCATCCAAACCTGCGCCCGATCCCGGCGGCGCTGCGCTGCGTGCGTGTCCTCATCGTGGACGACAATGCGACCAATCGGGAAGTCCTTTCGGAAATGCTATCGGCCTGGCACGTCGACCATGATTGCGCGGCGCACGCCGAGGATGCAATCGATCGAATGCGTGCGGCCCGCCGCGAAGGCCGACCGTTCGGCCTGTCGCTCATCGACATGCAGATGCCCGACCAGGATGGTTGCACTCTGGCGCGTCGGGTCAAGTCCGATTCCGACCTTCGAGAGGCCGTACTTGTGCTGCTGTCCTCTCACACCGCCGACATGAACGACGAATGGCTGAAGGAACAGGGCTTCGCGGGCGGGTTGATGAAGCCGATTCGTCAACCGCAGCTTCTCGCGCTCCTGGCGCAGCTGCTGTCGCCGACATCCGCCGCGAGCGCTCCAGCCGCCACCGAGCGCGCATTGCAGGCCGAGACCCACTCCGTAGATTCGGGGCATCGCGGAAGTCCGGACACACGACGGCTGCCGGTCGCAACTACTCTCGAACAGCGTCGAATCCTGCTCGCCGAAGATCACGAGATCAGCCAGGAAGTCGCGGAGACGATGCTTCGCATGGCTGGCTATCAATGCGAGGTCGTCGCGAACGGCCGTTTGGCTGTGGAGGCTGTGCGAGTAAGGCCGTTCGCGGCGGTGCTGATGGATTGCCAGATGCCCGAGATGGACGGCTTCGAAGCCACGCGTGAGATTCGTCGAATGGAACGTCAGAGTCAGACGCATGCCGGCGCTGGGGGGCACATCCCGATCATTGCGCTGACCGCAAACGCGATCAAGGGCGACCGCGAGCGGTGCCTTGCGTCCGGCATGGATGATTACCTAAGCAAACCGCTGAACATGGACCGGCTGATCGAGGTTCTCGAAACTCACATTGCCGGAAGGGGCGCATCGACGGGGTCGCAGGTTGCTGCATCGCCGCAGGAGCGTTCGACGCCGGCGCCGAAGGTTCCCGTAGATCGGGCGCGCCCGGCGATGCCGTTCGACCTGGAACTGCTGCGCAAGAAGTGGGGCGCGGACATGGCCTTCTGCCGCGGGTTGATCGCGAAGTACCAGCGCCGGCTCGGGGCCGACGTCGATCGCATCGAATCGCATTTGCGCGCGGGCGATGCCGGCGCGGCGGCCGCGGCGGCGCACGGCCTGAAGGGCGCATCGGATTATGTGTGCGCACGGCGCGTTCGGGCCGCGGCGGCATTGATCGAAACTGCATGCAACGAGAATCGCCTGGAGGATGC
- the ytnP gene encoding putative quorum-quenching lactonase YtnP has product MSSATTSTNQSRTGPTAKPAIIPLGDMQLTLLDGGGLWLDGGAMFGIIPKPMWSKLVEVDEANRIPLATTCALVETSGRRILIETGVGAASKFEEKERGFFRLSPFGLMDSLAAAQIDPGTIDTVILTHLHFDHAGGGTMADGRGGFAPAFPNAKYIAQRGEWDDAVTNHAVMTGTYRKENLAPLESAGVLSLVAGEAEIAPGVSVRPMPGHTRHQQGVILRGGDETIVLPADLMPTSAHVGLRFNMAYDLLPHENMLAKGRLLDEAARGGWRLLLGQDPHHALWQFEGDAKGRYRLDPWRG; this is encoded by the coding sequence ATGAGCAGTGCGACGACATCAACAAACCAATCCCGGACCGGCCCCACGGCGAAACCGGCGATCATTCCGCTTGGAGATATGCAACTAACGCTGCTTGATGGCGGCGGGTTGTGGCTGGATGGCGGGGCGATGTTCGGCATCATTCCCAAGCCGATGTGGTCGAAGCTGGTGGAAGTGGATGAGGCCAATCGCATTCCGCTCGCGACCACGTGCGCGCTGGTGGAGACGAGCGGCCGGCGAATTCTGATTGAAACGGGCGTCGGAGCGGCGTCAAAGTTCGAAGAGAAGGAACGGGGGTTTTTCCGCCTGTCGCCGTTCGGCTTGATGGACTCGCTCGCCGCGGCGCAGATCGACCCGGGCACGATTGACACCGTCATTCTGACGCACCTGCATTTCGATCACGCCGGCGGCGGCACGATGGCTGACGGCCGAGGGGGGTTCGCGCCCGCGTTTCCAAACGCGAAGTACATCGCGCAACGTGGTGAATGGGACGATGCGGTCACCAATCACGCCGTGATGACCGGAACGTATCGCAAGGAGAATCTCGCACCGTTGGAAAGTGCCGGCGTTTTGTCACTCGTCGCGGGGGAGGCCGAGATCGCGCCGGGGGTTTCGGTGCGGCCGATGCCGGGACACACGCGACATCAGCAGGGCGTGATCCTTCGCGGCGGCGACGAGACGATTGTGTTGCCGGCCGACCTGATGCCGACCTCCGCGCACGTTGGCTTGCGGTTCAACATGGCCTACGACCTGCTCCCGCATGAAAACATGCTGGCCAAGGGCAGGCTTCTGGACGAGGCGGCACGCGGCGGCTGGCGATTGCTGCTGGGCCAGGACCCCCACCATGCACTGTGGCAGTTCGAGGGTGACGCGAAGGGGCGCTACCGGCTCGATCCGTGGCGGGGCTGA